Proteins from a genomic interval of Trichoderma breve strain T069 chromosome 2, whole genome shotgun sequence:
- a CDS encoding chromo (CHRromatin organization MOdifier) domain-containing protein — MPRLFDDVESAEVSELMSQMFGEAGLDTSSNQMPPPDLPHSPEDAQISSAERFASLVHSPVSPAFKSARSSTRSSLARQLNGSGDTAKSPAQSKDVKDGENGEETSAAPATPRQSSRRQAKPARKAASPVKRERAKRSVDVKSAIRKSGRPARAQPARAQRAKAQPAKAQPAKAQPVKRRGRPAGKAKEFEATGKVKGGRKEWEVEKIIDSRIEEETLEHYFRVKWKGFSDKDNTWEPKKNLANCKGLVEAYEKKAEKKAGKK; from the exons ATGCCCCGGTtatttgatgatgttgaaagCGCGGAAGTGAGCGAGCTCATGTCTCA AATGTTTGGAgaggctgggctggacaCGTCCAGTAACCAGATGCCACCACCGGATCTTCCCCACTCACCGGAAGATGCTCAGATTTCATCGGCTGAACGTTTTGCTTCACTGGTTCACTCTCCGGTTTCGCCGGCCTTCAAATCAGCTAGATCTTCGACGCGATCTTCACTGGCCAGACAGCTTAATGGCTCAGGAGACACGGCAAAGAGTCCAGCGCAATCCAAGGACGTCAAAGACGGTGAAAACGGTGAAGAGACCTCAGCAGCCCCTGCTACACCAAGACAGTCGTCCAGGCGTCAGGCTAAGCCTGCTCGCAAAGCTGCATCTCCCGTGAAGCGAGAGCGCGCAAAGAGAAGCGTTGACGTGAAAAGCGCGATTCGAAAATCTGGACGGCCAGCCAGagcacagccagccagagcaCAGAGAGCAAAGGCTCAACCAGCCAAGGCACAACCAGCCAAGGCACAACCAGTAAAGCGCAGAGGCAGGCCCGCCGGGAAAGCCAAGGAATTTGAAGCCACCGGTAAAGTTAAAGGTGGGCGGAAAGAGTGGGAGGTGGAGAAAATCATCGACTCCAGAATTGAAGAGGAAACTCTGGAGCACTACTTCAGGGTCAAGTGGAAGGGCTTCAGCGACAAGGACAACACGTGGGAGCCAAAGAAGAATCTGGCCAATTGCAAAGGTCTAGTTGAGGCCTATGAGAAGAAAGCTGAGAAGAAAGCAGGGAAGAAATGA
- a CDS encoding guanine nucleotide exchange factor synembryn domain-containing protein: protein MPGIQLGTATGPAKLKAVTELVNKLTEDLDKASLLPKDRDEALEELKIYGRDPRNADPIFTKDGISMLLRHGFNSSSGDTNRAALRVLANSMLLKPETRRMLVDQGFAIKACEGLKTDNWDNEFLTSRILLLSTYGTKEHLVNLITEHDLAENITENLSRHAKLAATKPAQPQPMEDMALAEILKLLFNVTHFCKDQASRFSPAVPHIVELLWKQDIPTSKPLEPPFGPLVNALINLDLSTAANQAAIFPSSESNKVAARLISLLDSAMANYGDNDLDVTVTPLISTMLKVHESAPSSVRQYISGKLLPTAEDRKSVLGKGKTLSSRLLKNSTNPMAPAFRDAVSHLLFQLSDKDASKFVENVGYGFASGFLFQNNVPIPASASTTFNAGDSTGAQRLVNPITGQFLDQERVSEMPPMTEDEQLREAERLFVLFERLRSNGIIDVENPVAQAVREGRFRDLGDDEVEELD from the exons ATGCCTGGTATCCAACTGGGCACGGCAACCGGCCCTG CAAAACTCAAGGCAGTGACTGAGCTAGTCAATAAGCTCACCGAGGACCTCGATAAGGCCTCCCTTCTCCCCAAAG ACCGAGATGAGGCcctggaagagctgaagatCTACGGGCGAGACCCCCGAAACGCAGATCCTATCTTTACCAAAGAT GGCATCTCTATGCTTTTACGGCATGGATTCAACAGCTCGTCTGGTGACACAAACCGAGCTGCCTTGAGAGTTTTGGCTAACTCGATGCTGCTAAAACCTGAAACAAGGCGGATGCTCGTAGACCAGGGATTCGCCATAAAGGCTTGTGAGGGGCTCAAAACTGACAATTGGGATAACGAGTTTCTCACGTCACGAATTTTGCTACTTTCCACTTATGGCACCAAAGAGCATCTGGTTAACCTGATTACCGAACATGACCTCGCCGAGAATATCACAGAGAATCTCAGCCGGCATGCTAAACTTGCAGCTACTAAGCCTGCACAGCCGCAGCCCATGGAGGATATGGCGCTCGCTGAGATTCTCAAACTTCTGTTTAATGTCACTCACTTTTGTAAAGATCAAGCCTCTCGATTTAGCCCAGCGGTACCGCACATTGTCGAGTTATTGTGGAAACAAGACATTCCAACATCTAAGCCGTTGGAGCCTCCTTTCGGACCATTGGTCAACGCTCTGATTAATCTCGATCTGTCGACGGCCGCAAACCAAGCAGCCATCTTCCCAAGCTCGGAATCTAACAAAGTTGCCGCTAGACTGATATCTCTTCTTGACTCGGCAATGGCAAATTACGGTGATAATGACCTTGATGTCACCGTCACCCCTCTAATCAGCACGATGCTTAAGGTCCATGAGAGTGCACCCAGCTCAGTGCGCCAATATATCAGCGGCAAGCTACTACCAACCGCAGAGGACCGGAAATCAGTTCTTGGGAAAGGCAAGACGCTGTCTTCAAGATTGCTGAAGAACTCGACCAACCCGATGGCCCCCGCCTTCCGAGATGCCGTCTCACACCTCCTGTTCCAATTATCAGACAAGGATGCATCGAAGTTTGTGGAGAATGTCGGGTATGGGTTTGCTTCTGGCTTTTTATTCCAGAATAACGTACCGATCCCCGCAAGTGCTTCAACGACGTTCAATGCTGGCGACTCTACAGGCGCTCAAAGGCTTGTGAATCCCATTACGGGACAATTCTTGGATCAAGAAAGGGTTTCGGAGATGCCGCCAATGACTGAAGATGAGCAGCTACGCGAGGCAGAGAGGTTATTTGTGCTCTTTGAACG ACTTAGAAGCAACGGCATCATAGATGTCGAAAATCCCGTCGCACAGGCAGTGCGAGAAGGCAGATTCCGTGAtcttggcgatgatgaggtggaggagcttgacTGA
- a CDS encoding sugar transporter domain-containing protein: MKKYFGLRGQALNWAIGCIAGCDFLLFGYDQGVMGGILTLPIFLNQFPVINPAAAVDDADASKRSTYQGIAVASYNLGCFIGAIITIFIGNPLGRRRMIFLGTSIMVIGAALQASAFKLEHFIIGRIITGLGNGGNTSTVPMWQSETCSAHKRGKLVMIEGALITGGIMISYWIDLGLSFAPGSVAWRFPLAFQIVFCLFILAFVLGLPESPRWLILKGREEEAREVIAAIADVDLRDKHVENEFQAIKETALEMSKGTYGELFANDHNRTLHRTIIAYVNQMFQQISGINLITYYAAKIYSDLGMSPFMSRLLAALNGTEYFIASWPAVFLVERVGRRKLMLFGAIGQAATMAILAGVNSRPTEKPFQIAGIVFLFVFNTFFAVGWLGMTWLYPAEITPLRTRAPANALSTSSNWIFNFLVVMITPVSFTNIKWKTYVVFAVLNAFIVPCVYFFFPETAYRSLEEMDNIFQKVKGWQGAFDVVRVAETEPRRYGKNGEILIPIDEVDEKANAEHHNGSTSEGSDANKGMFTGVDEENARGIQ, translated from the exons ATGAAGAAATATTTCGGCCTCAGAGGCCAAGCCCTCAACTGGGCCATCGGCTGCATTGCTGGCTGtgactttttgctttttggtTATG ATCAGGGTGTCATGGGCGGTATCTTGACTCTACCCATCTTCCTTAACCAGTTCCCCGTCATCAACCCAGCAgccgccgttgatgatgctgatgcgtCCAAACGCTCCACCTACCAGGGCATTGCCGTGGCATCTTACAACCTGGGATGCTTCATCGGTGCCAttatcaccatcttcatcggtAACCCTCTCGGTCGTCGGCGCATGATTTTCCTCGGTACTTCCATCATGGTCATTGGTGCTGCACTGCAAGCTTCCGCTTTCAAACTGGAGCACTTCATCATTGGTCGTATCATAACAGGTCTCGGTAATGGCGGCAACACGTCCACAGTCCCCATGTGGCAGTCTGAAACATGTTCTGCCCACAAAAGAGGAAAACTCGTCATGATTGAGGGTGCCCTCATCACAGGCGGCATCATGATTTCCTACTGGATCGATCTTGGCTTGTCTTTTGCCCCTGGCTCAGTTGCCTGGCGATTCCCGCTAGCTTTCCAGATCGTCTTCTGTCTCTTCATTCTCGCATTTGTTCTTGGTCTACCTGAATCGCCTCGATGGCTCATTCTCAAGGGtcgcgaagaagaggccagAGAGGTTATCGCTGCCATCGCAGACGTCGACCTTCGGGACAAACATGTCGAAAACGAGTTccaagccatcaaggagACGGCCTTGGAAATGAGCAAGGGTACTTACGGCGAGCTTTTCGCAAACGACCACAACCGCACCCTCCACCGAACCATCATCGCCTATGTCAACCAGATGTTCCAGCAGATTTCTGGTATTAACCTCATCACATACTATGCTGCCAAGATCTACTCTGATCTTGGCATGTCTCCCTTCATGTCTCGTCTTCTCGCTGCTCTCAACGGTACCGAGTACTTCATTGCTTCCTGGCCCGCCGTCTTCCTTGTGGAGCGCGTTGGACGCCGTAAGCTCATGCTCTTCGGTGCCATTGGCCAGGCCGCTACCATGGCCATTCTGGCTGGTGTAAACTCGCGCCCAACAGAGAAGCCTTTCCAGATTGCGGGCATCGTCTTCTTATTCGTATTCAACAccttctttgctgttggttggCTGGGAATGACTTGGCTTTACCCTGCCGAGATTACGCCTCTACGAACCCGTGCGCCGGCCAATGCTTTGTCGACTTCCTCCAACTGGATCTTCAACTTTTTG GTTGTCATGATCACTCCCGTATCTTTCACAAACATTAAGTGGAAGACATATGTTGTGTTCGCCGTTCTCAACGCCTTTATAGTTCCGTGtgtctacttcttcttccccgaGACAGCCTACCGCTCTCTGGAAGAAATGGACAACATTTTCCAAAAGGTCAAGGGCTGGCAGGGAGCATTCGATGTCGTCCGCGTGGCAGAAACCGAGCCACGGCGATACGGCAAGAACGGCGAGATTCTCATCCCTattgatgaggttgatgagaaggCCAACGCCGAGCACCACAACGGCAGCACGAGCGAGGGAAGCGATGCCAACAAAGGCATGTTCACGGGCGTTGACGAAGAGAATGCACGGGGTATCCAGTAA
- a CDS encoding aldose 1-epimerase domain-containing protein, translated as MVDRPNKPSALAATPGLQPQAQVTISDGSSRVTAVLPTGESVEILLFGATVLSWKDASGDEKLWLSEGAKLDGTKAVRGGIPLVFPVFGTAPDHEATSKLPQHGFARNSRWEFLGKSETSSNSVKLDFGLSSENLDDAARQLWPYKFGLLYSVTLAPESLSTALVVTNEGDVPFECQTLLHTYFKIKDIASVQVTGLEDSPFHDKVDGVKDKTQSSDPITFSGETDRVYTPVKGPGHPVIITEGGVEKFRVVRDNLDDVVVWNPWVDKAAGMGDFQPKDGWKNMVCVEAGAVSSWQKLEKGDAFEGAQTIYLH; from the exons ATGGTGGACCGCCCGAACAAGCCCTCAGCCCTAGCTGCCACGCCCGGCCTGCAGCCCCAGGCCCAGGTCACTATCTCAGACGGCAGCTCGCGCGTCACAGCGGTTCTGCCCACGGGCGAGAGCGTCGAGATCCTTCTGTTCGGTGCTACGGTGCTGAGCTGGAAGGATGCTTCGGGCGATGAGAAGCTGTGGCTGAGCGAGGGCGCGAAGCTGGATGGAACAAAGGCTGTTCGCGGAGGCATTCCTTTGGTCTTCCCG GTCTTTGGCACTGCCCCCGACCACGAGGCCACCTCCAAGCTTCCCCAGCACGGCTTCGCCCGCAACTCCCGCTGGGAGTTCCTCGGCAAGTCTGAGACTTCTTCTAACAGCGTCAAGCTCGACTTTGGTCTGTCCTCTGAGAACCTCGACGATGCTGCTCGACAGCTGTGGCCCTATAAGTTTGGTCTTCTCTACAGCGTTACGCTTGCTCCCGAGAGCTTGAGCACTGCCCTGGTGGTGACAAACGAGGGTGACGTGCCGTTTGAGTGCCAGACACTTCTGCACACCTacttcaagatcaag GATATCGCTTCCGTCCAGGTCACCGGTCTCGAAGACTCCCCCTTCCACGACAAGGTCGACGGCGTCAAGGACAAAACCCAGTCCTCCGACCCCATCACCTTCTCCGGCGAGACGGACCGCGTCTACACCCCCGTCAAGGGACCCGGACAccccgtcatcatcactgagGGTGGCGTGGAAAAGTTCCGCGTTGTACGCGATAACCTCGACGACGTGGTTGTTTGGAACCCCTGGGTCGACAAGGCTGCCGGTATGGGCGACTTCCAGCCCAAGGACGGCTGGAAGAACATGGTTTGTGTGGAGGCTGGCGCGGTCAGCTCATggcagaagctggaaaagggAGATGCTTTCGAGGGTGCGCAAACGATTTACTTGCACTGA
- a CDS encoding class-II DAHP synthetase family domain-containing protein, with translation MAQQQQQTPLPEAIASQPWNPSTWRSKPIKQSPAYPDPSKLKKAVTELGRMPPLVHPNEINALKAHLREVAQGNGFLLQGGDCAELFDYCEQGAIESKIKLLLQMSLVLIWGTNKRVVRIGRMAGQYAKPRSSPTEMVNGQELPSFRGDILNGYHVDEREIDPNRLLKAYHHSAATLNYIRTALSSGIADLHRPLDWGLGHVRDPVLKEKYSKIASSIQQTLRFLQVINARPGELETVELYTSHEGLLLEYEQPLTRLMEKPTHPGVSRPGTPPGSSPTIRPVAGDESKEYYDTSAHFVWIGDRTRQLDHAHVEFFRGIANPIGIKVGPTTPTEDLLALLRTLNPSREPGKITLITRYGAGKVADLLPTHIRAVEDSEYRSCVVWQCDPMHGNTLSTPTGIKTRRFNDIYSELEQSLRIHKEQGSYLGGVHLELTGDAVTECLGGSEGLDEDDLSTNYTSFCDPRLNEKQALELAFLVADHYSREHKK, from the exons atggcccagcaacagcaacagactCCTCTCCCCGAGGCCATCGCCTCCCAGCCCTGGAACCCTTCAACCTGGCGCTCAAAACCCATCAAGCAGTCTCCCGCCTACCCGGACCCTTCCAAGCTCAAAAAGGCCGTCACCGAGCTGGGCCGGATGCCTCCCCTCGTCCATCCCAACGAGATCAACGCCCTGAAAGCTCACCTGCGCGAGGTCGCCCAGGGAAACGGCTTCCTGCTGCAGGGCGGTGACTGCGCCGAGCTGTTTGACTACTGCGAGCAGGGCGCCATCGAGTCCAAGatcaagctgctgctgcagatgagTCTGGTGCTTATTTGGGGCACCAACAAGCGGGTTGTGCGAATTGGGCGCATGGCTGGCCAGTATGCGAAGCCAAGATCTAGCCCGACGGAGATGGTCAATGGCCAGGAGCTGCCGAGCTTCAGAGGCGACATTCTCAATGGCTACCATGTTGATGAGCGAGAGATTGATCCTAACCGTCTCCTCAA AGCGTACCACCACTCCGCTGCTACGCTCAACTACATCCGCACTGCTCTCTCCTCCGGCATTGCTGACCTCCACCGTCCTCTCGACTGGGGCCTGGGCCACGTCCGCGACCCGGTCCTCAAGGAAAAGTACTCCAAGATCGCCTCCAGCATCCAGCAGACCCTGCGCTTCCTCCAGGTCATCAACGCCCGCCCCGGCGAGCTCGAGACCGTCGAGCTCTACACCAGCCACGAGGGCCTCCTGCTCGAGTACGAGCAGCCCCTGACTCGCCTCATGGAGAAGCCCACCCACCCCGGCGTCAGCAGGCCCGGCACTCCTCCCGGCTCATCGCCCACCATCAGACctgttgctggtgatgaATCCAAGGAGTACTACGACACCTCTGCTCACTTCGTCTGGATCGGTGACCGCACGCGCCAGCTCGACCACGCCCACGTCGAGTTCTTCCGCGGCATCGCCAACCCCATCGGCATCAAAGTCGGCCCTACCACGCCCACCGAGGACCTCCTCGCCCTGCTCCGCACCCTCAACCCCTCCCGCGAGCCCGGCAAAATCACCCTCATCACCCGCTACGGCGCCGGCAAAGTCGCCGACCTGCTCCCCACGCACATCCGCGCCGTCGAGGACTCCGAGTACCGCAGCTGCGTCGTATGGCAGTGCGACCCCATGCACGGCAACACCCTCTCCACGCCCACGGGCATAAAGACCCGCCGCTTCAACGACATCTACAGCGAGCTCGAGCAGTCGCTGCGCATCCACAAGGAGCAGGGCAGCTACCTCGGCGGCGTCCACCTCGAGCTGACGGGCGATGCCGTCACCGAGTGCCTGGGCGGCAGCGAGGGgctcgacgaggacgacctTTCGACAAACTACACGTCCTTCTGCGACCCGAGGCTGAACGAGAAGCAGGCTCTCGAGCTGGCCTTTTTGGTGGCCGACCATTACTCCCGAGAGCACAAGAAATGA